Part of the Cydia fagiglandana chromosome 2, ilCydFagi1.1, whole genome shotgun sequence genome, taacatttattggtttggttaatattattaaattgtcGGGTGAagtctcggtagctcagttggcGTGTCAGAGAAATGGGCGAGAtagtgattttttttactacaatttattttcatttatgaTTTTTTCTCTAATTTTCATTTACTCATTGCCTGCTATTATACTGCACATAGCTGTATATGTACcttgtttatatttttggataaaaaatatatatttttaaatataaataactttaataaaaataatagaaaaaaagttaGACCACCGTCACATTTGAAGTGTTAAGTTTTAAGTTACTCGTAtgattttacatattttaaaatccTGAACGTATGCAGATTAGTTTTATAAGAACCATTCCATAACttcaaaataagtaggtaaagtAAGTTTTTTGCCGTCCCAAACTTTAACTATCGTTTTCTCCGTTGTCGCTTTATCTCTCGTGTAACtttaaagataaaaataaatactattaCACATAGATACAATATTTCACCAATAGATAGCTTATGTTATGTAGTTTTAGAAACTATGTACTTATAACTCCATATCAATAAAGTGGGACCGTCGGccaaaagttattaatttttaaGCCAATATTGTAACTCGGTATATAAACATTAgactataattgacacaacaaCGAAACCTTTACTATGTTTATGTGCTCATGTTTCAGGTTATACGATAAATGGCTGTCGGGTACCAATAAAATCGTTTAAATGAGCCTTGGAATTAGGCGACAGTTATGTTTCATGTTTATCGTTACGACTTCTGTAATACACATTATTGAGATAAATTTGATACCAATCTGGTATATTTAATGGTTTCTAAGAAACATTATGGGAAAATACTAAATATTATGATATGAATGAATAAGACACGAAaagttaagtttagttttatatttaatggaaatatttttttacattctgCAACTTGAATATTTTTAAACGTTTAGGACTTAGATGTTGCTTTATTTTACACAAGTATACGTAATACGTATAATTGTGTTCACTCAGTCAGCACAATTTTGTTTCTCTTATAATATAATTGGCTGCATTAAATTATCTTCCACTGTCTAAACTCTCATAATATTATTGACATTACGCCTTCACCCGACATAAacgtgcataaaataataaagagcTAAGTTTAAGATACTGCGCAAGGTCAGAACACATTTAGCATTGATAAACTGATCCTCATGTTGACGCAACGCGTGAGTCAGTAGGACTTGCTCAATAAGTCAAGACGATACTTTTATAACCTAGAAAATACACAAGTAAACAAAATGAGATTAACTTTGCTATTAATAGTGCTCTGTGCCTTTTTGTGTCAAGCTAAGGATTTAACGGTTGGGACTAGAGTGAATAACCTGCTAATTAATACAGAGAAGCTCGTCGTCAAACCAATTCTGTTTTTTAGGAGAGAGAAGACGTACAATTATGTTGATCCGAAACAGAGAACTATTAAGGTAAATCGATTTTTGCTGAATTACTAGAAAGCCTGAGCTGgtgaaaagaatataaatgaaaaaTGTATCTTTTAATTATATCCTATAAAAAATCAATTACAACCTTTTTTGTGACTAGGAATGTCTTTATATTAGGGTCTCCcctaatatatcgacgcgcattcggcaaaagccgataggaaaaagctttatgtccgcgcaataagagcgaaaaagtcgtcgttcggctcggctcgcatcggccggcgccggccgacgcgtcgtcggcttcttcgctcttattgcgtggacataaagctttttcctatcggcttttgccgaatgcgcgtcgatatatttggggagacccttacttATATCTCACccattaaaactaaataaaataagtgaaAAAAGAGTTTTTCTACTTACttattgtatggaaaaataattCATTTCATGCATATAACTAATTAAACTCCTAGTAGCTAATAAACATCATCAACGTTATATACGCAGGATATTGCTATTCACTATCGAAAGTATTTGCAAAGTTTTCTTGAATATGCAAAAAGTATAACGGTTCTTTTTTTATAACCGGCGTTTAGAGCAATCAATTAACATGGTCTTTTAGAcgacataaaatacataaataaatactacgTAGTACAAAGAGCAAAGTGTATtgtgtgtatttatttaaagtatcTTTCAGGGCATCATAGCTCGCGACCTCTCCCGGACGAAGGCGGAACCTACAATCACTGAAGGAGGTGTGGGCGAGACGCATGTCTCTATACAGTTCAAGAGCGAGCGGGGGGAGGGAATCAATTACCTGATACTGATATTTAGTAATAATGTTTGATAATGATGGATAAGGGTCCTAAATATACCTTCGTATTTGACAGCGTAAAGGTTTCAGATGGTTGGTGGAACCTACTCTTTTATTTAATGTGACAATTACACTacatttattagttattatattaCTTGTCTTGCTTTTTACCTAATAAAAAATCTTGGTATGTTTCAAGACTAGTGTTGTAAATTTTTTACATGCTTGGTTTTATTTTCTGTTAATTTTTGGTAGTTTTTTCTTCGCTTAGCTTGCTGAGGAAGTTCCACAAATATTGATACATAAGATTAAGGTTTAGGTGTTTACTTATTATAAAGTTCACACCGTGTACAATATTCGTACAAACATTATAAATATATCTACTTTATATGcataaatcatttttttttactacttgcGTTACAAAAATTACCGACTGTTAAAATCTATCTTCGGTTTTCTCCTTTCAAGTCTCAACACTATGACTAGGTAcatcttagggtcggttgcaccaaactgttcgtatcgttaaagagttcgctaaatttatatgtatggaaagtttcatagtaaagcgccggggcgcgccggctgacgtagACCAGTCTGtaaaatgtggttggtgcaactggcccttagaggatataacaaACGGATTaaccattaacaggcgttcccctctgtcgaaaatatgCGGCCAAATGGTCATACAccttgtatggactgacgtttatctgacatgg contains:
- the LOC134679614 gene encoding probable salivary secreted peptide, which gives rise to MRLTLLLIVLCAFLCQAKDLTVGTRVNNLLINTEKLVVKPILFFRREKTYNYVDPKQRTIKGIIARDLSRTKAEPTITEGGVGETHVSIQFKSERGEGINYLILIFSNNV